The following nucleotide sequence is from Primulina huaijiensis isolate GDHJ02 unplaced genomic scaffold, ASM1229523v2 scaffold26229_ERROPOS72855+, whole genome shotgun sequence.
GTGATAAAAAATTTGGAAAGGGAGAGTATATTTGCTTTCAAAAGTTCCATTTTCACACGAAACCTTATCCAGGTGCCATTAACACGTGAAATGCTAAAAATCCCATCATCTCATTAGTCGAATACTGATTCTGTAGACATGGGATGCATATGTTATCCCTACGTTGATTCTAGCTGAATTTATAGTAACATTTGGAGCAAATCTCATGATCCCACGCACCTATCTTCTTTACCTAATCAACTTTCAATATACCttgtatttttagaaaaattccaaatatttttaatagtttACTTAAATGAAAGAAAATGCCCACTTGAGCTCAGCTACCTACATTTTTTTCAAATGAATTCTTGACTGAGTTGGGCTTTTAATTACtcatgataaattaaatttaatttaatccctcgtttcccaaaaaaatcaaaagcaaAATGGCctcattcatttatttattttgtttttgtatttttcgaTGAATAGCAATTAAGTTGATTTAACATCTGTGGAATTAATGTGGCGTGCACTTTGAGAACAACGAAAATTGACAGATGTCATGGGACCTTAGTACCTTAAAACTGTTCTATCAATATCTCGTTTATCAAATTTCTTACTCGTGACCAaattaataaaagaaataattattttttcttattacattatcatattttaggttttgcatacactaatttttaatttccgACTCAACATTCTCCTATGTTACATCAACATGCATGTTTGAGTGTTACGCAGCGTTAGGATCAAAATAacggaaaaataaaagttagtataataaaaccaaactttgaaaacTAACACTCAAAATTGAATAATTTagtggcaaaaaaaaaatattttttcaattaattaatataaaaaatattttaaattcatatgaGCACTTAATATTTGCATGATAAAATTACGTACTAAACTTGTGGTATAGGATTGGGTGTGTTGGGTCCACTTTTAGATTATAGTCAACTAAAAGATGATATACAGATGTTCCACTTGGTCACTACCAAGCTCGTGTAAATCTATTCCCATTCTCACGCGATCCGTCACCATCCAATAATATCATATCTACCtcattttttattctaaatttacAGATGTTCAATTAATTTTAACATGATTATGAAAGCTAGCAGGTCCATGAATTTATAGAGGGtttccttttcttcttctttttaccTTTATCCCCGGCCCTAGATTTTGAGCTTTCACAAGTTGTTTCCACATCCTCTGATTAGACAACACATTGAGCATGAATTTGCCACTTAATTTTCTTTACATGAATGGACTGCTCCTTTGTTCTTTTTCTTCCTTCATCGTCACATAATTTGTAGCATTAAATGATCAAACTTTCCATTATGTAATAATTAAGTTAGTTAACACATTAATATATACATTTCAATCAACCCACAAAATCTTgatattaatgaaaaatacataGAATCCATTGCATAAAGTCGTATGTAATATCGTCAATAATTATATTCACAAACCAGAAAacttattatgttttttttcccGGCCATCTTTTATATAGTAAAAGAGAGTTGGCTAATCGATCTCCAACaaacacatgcataaaattaaacaaatatctCGTCGTGCTTACACAGAAGATCTAACTTTCCAAACAGTGAAAATCCAACAAAAACTTGAGCATTatcacatatatataacatagaAGTTGATATATTCAACGATCTCTTTTCAAAGGCCCTACCCGAGAAGAGAAAAGGGCAACCCCAAAGTCCAATGTATTATTTACCTAAACACCAATCTTTCTAAATTGCCACAACTCATCGGTTTCCCAAAAAGTACACCTTCCCAACTCATCTCCGAACCAATTAACACCCTCCGCGTGGCATTCGGCCAAGGAAATTTCCTGGGAATTCATCTCAGGCATCATTCCATAACTAGGAAGGTCGACATAGTAACAATCATCGTTGATTACAGAATATGCACGGGCAACTTGAATGCCACTACTTCTTAGATCTTCAGCAAAATCACCATGTTCTGAGTTAATATTTACAAGGTTATTTGGTTTTGGATGTAGAGAGTGGAGGGCCGGTTTAAGAACTGGTGAAGGGGCTGTAAATACTTGAGTTTCAAAGCTGGagattgaagaagaagaagaagaagcagtTTGTTCTGATGATTCTTGTTTCATTTTTTCTAGTAATCTTGGTTTCCAAAACTTGCGAATTGCTTCGACAAATTTCTTGCTGTTGGAATCGACCTTCAGTTGCCGTGCCTGCTTTTGTACCCTCGTTCTccagtaattttttatttcgtTATCCGTTCTTCCTGGTAAATGCTGTGCAATTTTGGACCATCTACAGCCCCATAGAAtgtttaaatatcatatattttacgcatctattttttttttacttaggAGGAATTCTTGCCCGAttttatacaaattaaaattacatttaccTGTTTCCCAATTCTGAATGGAGCTCAAGAATCAAGAGCTGTTCATGTGGGGTGAGGTTTCCGCGCTTAATATCAGGCTTCAGATAATTCAGCCACCTCAATCTGCAACTCTTCCCTGTTCTCTTCAAACCTACATACACATGCgaaattcattcaaataatgTCTAAACATGTACAATTTTTCTAACTAATACATTTTCCGACATCTTTAAAggaatttgtattttaaaaaaaaattgatatgtaattttaattcttttagATTTTTATCCGATGTATAGTGAAGCTAAATCATGgagatttatttatatatacctGCACATTTGGCTAAGGAATTCCAACTGCCTTCACCATGGCAAGTCACGTATTGAATAAGAAGATTGTCTTCTTCAAGAGTCCACGGCCCTCTTCTTATCTCACTTCCATTTTCATACAAATCGCTTCCTATAACGCTACTTCTACTCATGATGATCAAAAGAACAATTAGAAAAGAAATATAAACCAAAGGGATTTCTTGGTTTAGCTTTCTTAAAAAGTTGGAGAGAAATTACTAAACTCAAAGCTGGTTTTATAGTACTTgtcaaaaagattaaatttaaggataaaagaataattaaataaataaaaaagaagtaCACCCCACTTGGAGAGTTTCTTTAATTCTCCACATGATACGGCTTTTATCTTTTTGCctaaaaatatcaatgatagGCTATATGGAATTTTCTTTGAGTTGAGACTAGTTTTGTTtgaaatgaatgaattaaatgAAAAGAAAGACGATGTGATACTCTTTGCGTGAGCATCAAACTCTACGGAGACTTCACACACCACATATATCCCCACTATTTCATTAAACCCCACCACCCACGCGGATATATATATNCACGCCCGAGCCCGGACCCGTGGCTGCGTGACTGTACAATGGGCTCCTATAACaattacttcgtattcgtcctcgcttttacgaaaatgattaactcaagttgctatagaagtccattgtaagccattataaactcattttaaatctttgattttttcgatgtgggacaagggtatcacaatcacccctccttcagaacgtGACGTCCTCGTCGCTgcctgacccctcgatccaccagcaccgagaatctagaggtggctcctacaggttcaagaggtggctcccgtcatgtagcactttgcccctcAGGTTCAAGAGGTAGCTCTCATGCACGTAGCATTTTGCCTCGCATAacacttatttcccggtgttccatgcccgtgaccggctctgataccatNAATCTTTTAACTTTTTATATGACTATTCATGTATTGAGTTAATATAGTTTATATATACTTCTATAAGTTcaaaagtatatataaaaacaGAAAAATATGTGAAATCATTTGCAAATATAGTCATTAGATGAGACATGTTAGTAAAATAAATgccataaatttattaaaataggCTTTACCTTAATTTTCATTTGAATGAAGGATACATTGTTCattgatttaaaattatcaaactTAGCCAAGATGTtgatataataataaagtaTACAAAATGGAAATTTTGCATCTTTTTGtgattttaattttctatattatcaaatttcagtattATTTACTCATCtttcgatttttttataattttagttaattttatCATGAGTGCTGATGTAGCATTATATATGTTCGCGTTACatcgaaaaaaatattaaaattgtaagAAAACAAAGATAGTGGATAAGACTAAAATTCAATAAGATAAATACAAAAATCGTAAAGAAATAAACATattatacacacacaaacaattttccctatacaaaatatagatataatctttcaaaattatACAAGACCAAATGTATACATCTACTATCTAATATTAAAAGCGTAGATTTTTTATAAAGGTTGAAGAAGGATGACGAGTTGGATGGACAGAACAAAGAAACGCCTCGAAAAAAGTTAGTAAAGGGAGCGCGTGTTCTTGAAAGTGAAGTTTTGGTGTCTTTTTCGGAGTGAAGTAGTTCCCTTGTTTCTTCGTTTTCTTGGAAATTAAATTCTATGACAAGAAGCGTGAATGCCTTGTacatttattgtattttatgcTCATAAATAAATGTGGGGTTATTTGTTTTCATAAGTATGGGAGCAATTAACTGTACTAAGCATGGCTGGCGTGTTCGAGTTTTATTTTATGGTTGCATTCTGCATATTCCTGATAAATAGTACATGTCTTCCCAAAGGCACGGCTCTGGAATTTCCTATGTCCATTTCTCACAAAGCAAAGCCATCTTTGCATGGAAACAAGATTTTAAGTATATTGTCTTTATTGAAACCTGACTTCACACTAAATGTTACCTCTGAATTCTGATGCGTTGAAAGAATTGATTGGCCGGCATATATCCTTGCTAGCAAGTCAAGTTTTTGGCACTATAATTGATGATGCTATTGGCCATAGATTCAAAACTAAAAATCGATCACTATGTATAGCTAGCTAGGGACTTTTGCGCTCAAGTTGGTGACAAGGTAATTAGGTATATGATGACAGTTgtctttaattaatttcttgatgAAGAGCAGATGGAGCCGAAGGAAGAAGGAAGAGGGCAAGAAAATTAGTTgttctttaaaaatataaattctaatCCTATCTCGTCCCCCAATCTTTGATGAAGGTACACTGACAGGCGCAAGGATTATTGATTGTAAAAATTTAAATGCTTTGGATGGAACTTGTATTAATATCATCGTATCACCGGTCTGATTTTAGCATCAGAGTTGCACTAGTAACAAGTTCGGCTTTTTACAGTCGCGTTATTCGGCTTTTAACCTACCCAAATTATTTTGTGGGAAATAAGTTTAATAGTGTACTGAAAACTAATATATACCGTAGCATATGTTAGGTGTTCTCAGTATTTCTGGTGTTTATTgtgataaaattattgttttataatatCATGTGTTTTGATGTATGATAGGCTCGTAatatttagtatttttattttcatatttcttattatTCCAACCTCCGATATGTTTAATGATacatttttgtgtaattttattgTATGAGAAACTTTTACGGTCTTGGAGCAAATTTGAGTTAAAAAGGTGATGTTTATCACATTTGAAGTTTCCAAGATAGAGTTTTGAAAGAGAATGACCAAATCAGAAGAGGTCCTGGAACAAGGCGTGGTCACGTCTTGTGATTATGTTTCAGCTGCCTAAAATTGCAAGAAGTGAAAAATCTGATTTTGAAGATTATGCAAGATTAGAAAGAATTAATTATAGTGTCTGGTTTAGTAGAAATTCTTGGAGGGAAACTCTAGATAAgatattatctattattttatattttaagatttagggttaattaagaaattagtgggctttttatattcttggacccaaaaatttcttttttttacctGCACATCTCATGTTGGGAGGCGGCTGAATTTTACACAAGAAAGAATTCTCCAACCTCTTCTCCAACAACTCACGTGAAGTGACGAGAAAGAAGGGCGCAAGGATTTTCTTCACACCTttaggctaagttttatttttgattcaagagatatttttactatttatcATTGTGAGGTTTTTtgcactttaatttaatattcgtgttttgttcaaatatttgttgatttatatttaattctatgaaagttgtatctcagttaatctgacaatttaattcgatatataattttttactgctatccatgaattcagtgTTCCGTAATTGTCATAAACGATTGGTACATGAGTAGCGATAGATTaggtgtgttgtgctatcataacatgtttatataaataaattaacgaaactcgatctatcgattgcagctatctcggttgttagattttaggattcattgttttcacaaatctaaaagctatctttaattaatatggaacgttATCGTGCCCAGTTGGTTATTGATAAATTTTGACGGGAAGCAGGGTTCTatcaattaatttaggaaaacacaaggattttagtggctatccctataattctaaggttaattacttgtaactgtattaataaataatatgttagtcGATGAACAGCGACACAATTGAATAGTGAAAATCTCCTTGAATCAGagtttggtaatttaattttcatttagatttgttgatttttattgctttctaattttagttttaatattttattttgtttttatccaAAATCCCCCGTATTTATATTTTACTCAAAAGAAATCAGCCCCCGTTCCATGTAGATTCGACCCTGCTCACCATTAAACTTATTTTACTtagagagtaggaatttaagtttggtagCTCAACAACAACACACCAATGCAGTGAAAAATACAATTTACTATATCGATCAAATCGTTTAAGGTTTTGTTGGATAATTGATTTTTGAATATTATCTGCAAATTAATAAgtgtaaaaaaatgtttttatcatGTTATAATAGAATATAATAATAAGATTTGGGGAGAGACGAACGTTCGAACTAAAAATAGTAATTATATTGGagaatgaaaattaattttatatttttagcaGATATGGAAGAAGCGAAAATGATATTATGGCCTTTTATATTTGTATTCTCAAAGATTAGAAATCAGTCATTaaaagtataaaaaaattacaatgtcGTCCCATATATTTACTTCTTTATGATTTTGGTCATTGACATTATCAAATTTCGATATTAAtcttatatcttactattttttggataattttagtcattttcaaTGGAAGGGTTAATGTAAAACTACATATATTAGTGTCACACgccagaaaattattaaaattgtcacacaaaaaataaaaatattaaactaaaattaaaattgaaaaatatagaaaaacaaaatcaaggaaacaattatatataattttcctTAAAGCAAGCATAGCCATGGCATTTAGAGGTAGGGGCCGAATGAAATGGAATGAAAGCTCCCTTTGTGGTTGTCCTTAACCTACAATAAGTGAGTGGGGGGAAAGAGGACGATGTGAAATGGATAAAATCCTAGCAACATAGAATAAGTATCAATTATTGAAGTGGGAGAATTTGAATTGCTATTTTTTATACATTCATGCTTCTAATTTGTCCATTTTAAATGcaagaaattaagaatttaactGAGGGCACTTAATTAGTTCttctatataaaaaatattatagtagaAATTATCGATTAAGACAAAATCAAAGACGAAATTGAAGATATATTTTCAGagttaattaacaaatattatcATCCACACCAAcacaattaatttaaatatatatacatgataATAGCATGtgaaaaacaaacaataaatgcatctttttttttttttttgggttgccTTTAGAAGTGATTCTTACAAAAGTAATGTTAACATTGAAAGACGTACAAGGAGAATTTATCAACATAATTGATGAGCTAATTATTCttctttctatatatatatatatgctgcATCATGGCtgattattaaataaagtaTTTGTTCTCTTTATTGTAAAATCTTCAAATTCACAGAATCATCGAATCAGTTAATTCCTAGCTAGCCTCACCATACATTTATGAAATCGCACATGCATCTTCCAGTACTTTTTGACTGAAATATTCGAACATGGTATCAAATTTCCCCTCCTATGATCcatatttcagcatatattcGGGTGAATTTGGACGTGGCATGCCGTGTGTGGGCGGAAAATTACTGTAGCCTTAGCCCTTTGATGTCAACCGTGAGTTTCAAAATTAGTTAGTAACGCCATGATTTAATAAATTGTGTTAACTATGATGTCTTTTTTCCCGTATGGGCTGAAAATATTTTCGTTAAGTAGTTGATATAGAGAATTATTGTTTAGTCGTGCTTGCTTAGGCTGCACAAGCCTGGGCTGGGGCGTGACGTAAATTACAAacgtaaatattattaaaaaaatatatatcacttAAACCAtactcatatttaatttattagtgcTAAAAGTAATAAATAAATGGGAATATACTTTTTTGAGTATATTAACTTgtctaattttttgttttggtccaaaaagttttcaaatttttatttttctcatattcaaatttttatttttctcatactaaaattaattttaaattcatatatattgcTAAGAACTCGTCTCACCATTTATTTTAGGATCTTCACTCCTTTGTAATATCAAATAGATTAAACAACTCTAACTTGTTAAAATTGCTACTTTAAAAGTTTCGTTCTTTCGAAGCGAGTTTCCCAACGTGTTTAATTTTTAACTCTGAATTAAGAGTTATCAGaccttaattaatattttgttaaataaataaacaatcacaaGATTAGGGCTTGATTCATGCATTCGCTTCTTAGGCCTTTTTCTTAGGTGGGTAATGTGTGTAaatctttcattgtttgcaacTTAGCCCAATTAAGCAGAACAGGGTGGCTGCTTTTTATTTCCTATAGCTTCTAGAGTGCAATTTGCTCGGACAAACGTCTACATTacttaatattataaaaacaattaatggagaaaaaaaattgaaagttttATTACAGGAAAAATTATccaaatatgcaatgaaataaaaacaaaatttaacaaaataatatagtATTTACTTAGAGACAGGgacatcatcatcattatcatGGCATATTATCGCTAGTTGTACAAATCCTTTATTTGAACAactatttaattgaatttaatataaatgaatCCGGTCTAATTTTCTGTATCTAGGAAAACTCAACCAATCTAGAAATTTAACTATTCATGgacattaattattaatttcaaataaactAGCCATGAAAGTCGCCTAACATGCCGAACTGTAGACGATCAATTATGAACACTTAATTTTAGATTTAAAAGGGTGGATGGATTTTTAATCATATGATATAAATTAAGAGTTACTATATATCGAACTAATTATTCTCTTATAATAAATGCAAGCttagttttttcttttttgttttgggCCGGTTAAATACAAGTTAGGTTACGTGTACATGCAATgtatttgatataaatttatttcattaagtAATGAATCCAATTAAATAAACTTGAGACTCAAAAAATGACCAGAAATCCTTGCATAAATACAAGTGCCAACGGGTGTCTAATAAGCGTTAGAAAATGTTATTGTCTTTAATTTACCCCTCCAACTTCTTCATACCCACGATATCTTCCCCACTTGTAATTTCCAAGAGATGTAATCGTTTCCCTGTAAACAACTCCGCCATTTCTAAAAGAAGTTTCCAGTTGCCGGTTGCTCACTTGCACTCCAACTCCATCCCCATTCCGACCTCCGGAACCATCGACAACCATGATAAtttgtatctatatatatatcttcacCTTATTTGATTTCCAAGCCTATACAATCTTA
It contains:
- the LOC140967697 gene encoding uncharacterized protein; this translates as MSRSSVIGSDLYENGSEIRRGPWTLEEDNLLIQYVTCHGEGSWNSLAKCAGLKRTGKSCRLRWLNYLKPDIKRGNLTPHEQLLILELHSELGNRWSKIAQHLPGRTDNEIKNYWRTRVQKQARQLKVDSNSKKFVEAIRKFWKPRLLEKMKQESSEQTASSSSSSISSFETQVFTAPSPVLKPALHSLHPKPNNLVNINSEHGDFAEDLRSSGIQVARAYSVINDDCYYVDLPSYGMMPEMNSQEISLAECHAEGVNWFGDELGRCTFWETDELWQFRKIGV